The genomic interval GAATGAAGGTGGTAGAGCTCGGCGTCGCTATGGCGGGGCCGTTCTGCTCCATGACACTCGGTGACTACGGCGCGCAGGTTATCAAGGTGGAACGCATCGGAGTGGGAGACGACAGCCGATATTGGGGCGAGGGCTTCCACGGCGTTCTCGCCGGCTACTACGCATGTACCAACCGCAACAAACGCGGCATTGCGGTTGACCTGAAAAATCCCGAGGGAGCGGCTCTTGTGCGACGCCTCGTGGACCAGGCCGACGTGCTGGTCGACAATTACCGGGTCGGCGCGCTGGCGCGCGCCGGCCTCGACTACGAGCAACTTCGCGAAACAAATCCGCGGCTCATCTACTGCTCCATCAGCGGCTTCGGCGCGACCGGTCCGCTGAGCAAGCGGCCCGCCAATGATCTTTTCATGCAGGCGTATACGGGCGGCATGAGCTTGACCGGCGAGCCTGACGGTGGGCCGGTCAAGATGGGGCCATCGGTATGCGACGTCACAGCGGGCATGATGGCCACGATCGGTGTCCTGCTCGCGGTGGAGGCGCGTCACCGCACCGGGCGCGGCCAGCGTGTCGACACGTCGCTGCTTGAAGGGCAAATCTCGATGCTAGGCCAGCATCTCACGCGTTTATTCGCTACCGGCGAGCCGCCGACGCGGACCGGCAGCGCGGGACTCGGCGGCAACCCTACCTATCGGGCGTTCGAGGCATGCGACGGCTGGCTGGTCATTGCATGCTTCAACGACCGCATGTTCAGGGATCTGTGCACGGTGCTCGACCAACAATCCTGGGTCACCGACGAGCGCTTTCAGAGCAACAGCAGCCGCACCGAGCACAGGGACTTCCTCGCCGCAGCGATCGCGCAGATCATCGCGAAGCAACCAACCGCGCATTGGCTTGAGCATTTCGAAGCCGCAGGCGTACCGTGCTCACCGATCAACACCCTGGACCGCCTCGTTCGGGAAGAACAGTTGCAGGCACGCGAATGTCTCGTCGATATCGACCTGCCAGGGCTTGGTTCCATGCGCATGGGCGGCTTACCGGTGAAATTAAGCGAAACACCCGGCAGCGTCGCTCTGCATCCGCCACGCCTCGGCCAGCACACTGAAGTCGTATTGCGAGAGATTGGACTATCCGCGATCGACATTGCCGACCTTGCCGAGCGCGGCGTGGTCGCGACAGACGCCGGCTGGTCAGGCCCGAATGTACCCGCTAACGCCTCCCATTGAATGTCTGTCCACGCTGGCAAGTGCGCACCGGAAGCGCAACTCACCACGCGGCGGGGCAGCAGGCCATTGATCACAACACAGACAGCGGCACGCCATGAAACTCATCTACTTCGACGACTTCCAGCTCGGCGTACTCAAGGGCGAGCGGGTCGTCAACATCACGTCCGTGCTGAGTGATATCCCACATCGCGATCGGCAGGATTTGATGACCGGGCTCATTGCAGGATTCGACGCCTACCGCCCGCGCATCGAATCGCAGCTGGCAACGGAACAAGGAACGCCGCTCGCCTCCGTGACGCTGCGCGCGCCGCTGCCGCGGCCGCGGCAGATCAGTTGCATGGCGGTGAACTACATGGAGAACGGAACGCTCGATGCGCGGCCGCCCATGAACGCGTTTCACAAGTCTCCGGGCGCAATCATCGGACCGGGCGAGACCATGCTCCTGCCCGATGTGCCCGCGAGCGTATTCGAGGGCGAGGCCGAACTCGGCGTCGTGATCGGTAGGCGCGCGTCCAACGTACCCGCGGCGCAAGCGCTGTCCTACGTCTTCGGCTACGTCAATTTCATAGACGGTTCGGCGCGCGGCCTACCGCCCGCCCACAACGTCTTCTTTCAGGCCAAGTCACGCGACACCTTTGCGCCTGTTGGGCCATACATTGTGACGGCAGACGAGATTGCCGACCCGCAGAAACTTCAAGTCCAGCTGTGGGTGAACGAAATGCTCAAGCAGGACTTCAACACGGATGATATGGCGCACGACATCGTGCGCTGCATCGAGTGGGTCAGCGCCATCCATGCCCTCGAACCCGGAGACATCGTCGCGACCGGCACAAACCATCGAGGCTTGAGCGCCCTCCACGACGGCGACCGGGTCGAACTCGAAATCGAGGGGCTGGGGCGTCTGCGAATTCACGTCCGGGACGATCTGAAGCGCACCTGGTCCAGAGACACGCGGCTCGAATGCAGCATGAAGTACGTCGCCGAGACGGGCCAGAAGGCGCCGCCTACCGGCGTCATCGCGAGGCAACTGAGTGGCAGGTATGCGCAGACCTGATCCGGCGCCCGAGAGAAGCACGTCGGTCGACGGTCGGGGGTCTTACTCATCAACACCGCGCAGTGTAATATCTCCACCCTGTGGTCCGGACGGCCTGACATCCCAGCTGGCTCCCCGGGCTATGGTGCAAATCCCGGCTCGCAGCCATTCACGCCGGAAATCCCGTACATGACGTACCCAGCAATTTGCGGCACTGCCAGATGTCAGAACTCTATTCCGATTTTTCAGATCCGCACGAGGTGAATGGTTGACAGACAATGACCGCCATTTTGTCACGGCGCTGGCGCGGGGCCTGGCAGTGCTACGCTGCTTCACTACCGCCAAGCGGGAACTGGGAACCTCGGAGATCGCCAGGCTTTTGAAGTTGCCGCAGCCTACCGTCTGGCGTCTTTGCAAAACGCTGCAGGACGAAGGGTATTTGCTAACCGGCCAGAACGGCGACAAACTGCAGTTGAGTCCATCGGTGCTGGGCCTGGGCTATAGTGCGCTCGCGGCAGCACCGCTGTCCGATATCGCCAGGCCCGCGATGCAGGAAATCGCCAATCGCTTTGGCGCCGCGTGCAGCATGGGTATGCGCCATGGGCTGCAAATCGTCCTGACACAACGCTGCCAGGGGCAATCGGAGCTTGTCCTCAATCTTCACGTCGGTTCGCAGTTTCCTCTGGCGAACACTGCGATGGGCGCGGCCCACATCGCCCGCATGCGTGAAGAGGATCGCACGATGCTGCTCGAGCAGATACGCGTAGCCGATCCGGACAACTGGCCAGCACGCGAAGCCTTGATTTCCGGAGCACTCAGGCAGTTTGCGGAACAGGGATTCATAGTCGACTCTGGCGACTTCCATCCTCGTATCAATGCGGCTGCCATCGCATTCGTCGCGAGCGACGGACAGATCTATTCGCTCAGTTGCGGCGCGCCATCGGAACAGATCAAAGTGGACACGCTGCGCAATGAGATTGGACCGGCTCTGGCAGTGCTTGCGAAAGCTCTCTCTCCACAGCGTTAAGAAGCGGCCTCCCCCGCACCGGTGTAGACCGCAACAAGTTGTCAAACTGCTGCCACCCGCGAAAGCCCCGTGGCGGCGGAAGCGTCTCGTCTGCGCTCATTTCCATAACTTCGCGACAGCGATCTGGTATTCCTGCGACGAGGCCCGCATGAGCTTCGAGGTGCCTCTTCGTCAAATGAGCGTGCCGATATCCTTCGCGGGTTCCCCCGGCTTGCGGGAGATCCGCGCAACGCGTCCACCACGTGCATCGACGTAGGCCAGCAGAACGACATGCATATTCGAAGTGCTGCGGAACAAAATGGGCCTCCAGTCGGCGCCGCAGACCAGGACCAGTTACCGGGTGGCTGACCTGAATGACAATGAGCGCACGCCTTCTGCGCCGAACGTATGCGAGTTGCCGGCGTTGCCCCACTGACTGGTTGGCGGTCTGCCACGCGTCGACGGTCATCTCCATCGGGTTCAAATAATGTGCCTGGGCATTGATCCTGGCACGTCCTAACTGCACGTCCTGCTGCTCTCCAGCGAAGGCCTTATTGTCGGGACCGCTTGACATCCGTTGGACATATCCAGGCCAGGAACCCGATAGTCTGAACAGGATCGAGAGAATCGGTGGCGCGCCACGCGCACCGCGCTATCGGCGCTGCGTGAGAAATGGTCCGACAGGCCGTTGGCCTCTCCGCCCAGATGCACGGCGTCGTTCTCCTTTACGCCAATGACCGGCCGCTGCGCCCCGCAATCGTGTGGAACGACACGCGCAGCGTCAGCGAGTGCGATGGACTAACCGCGCGGGCGTCCAGGCTCCGCGTTTGCGTAGGCGGCGTTTAATTTGTCACTATTCCGAGGGTAAATCACCCGCGCACCATGGATGAACCGGTTCGTCGCTAATCCTTTTGTCCAGATAAGCTTCTCGAACCGCGCGAAATGAACTGGTGCGCTGCCTCGCCGGACGGTCAACTGTGTTCACCGTATCCGCCTCTCGGGGTTTTCCCCTCCAGAAATCACCTTGACAGCGTTCCTTCCGCACTTGATCATTTGCTCAAATAACGATCAAATGATCAAGCTCTGCAGTTCGCTCATTTTTTTCGACAGAAGCGGCAGAAATGGAGAAAGGCATAGAACCGTTGCGAGGGCGCGATTATCACGAGAAACCGGACCCCGGCAGCGGTATGCGACGCAGCCAATATGGGAACAGCGCAAATAATGCTCGGCCATAACCGGCGCGTCGACGGTGGCTAGAGTGTGATCGGTAGGTGATCATCGTTCCGACGCCGTTCGGCAGGTTGCATCCCGGATTAGGTGCCGGCAAGAACGGCCAACCAGGAAGGACAGAGAACATGGCACGAGAATTGGAAGGCAAGGTCGCCGTTGTAACCGGGGCTGCGTCGGGCATTGGGCTGGCCAGCACCGAGGCGCTGCTGGCGGCCGGCGCCCGCGTGGTGCTGGTCGACCGCGACGACGCAGCACTGGCGGCGATTTGCAGCGGACGCGGCGATGCGGCGACTCCGCTGGTGATCGATCTGCTCGACCCGAAAGCCTGCGCGACGCTTGCGCCGCGCGTCCTGGAGATGGCGGGGCAGATCGACATCCTGCATGCCAATGCGGGCGCTTACGTCGGCGGCGATCTGGTCGATGCCGACACGGCAGCGATTGACCGGATGCTGAACCTCAACGTCAACGTCGTAATGAAGAATGTTCACGACGTTTTGCCGCACATGATCGGAAGACGGACCGGGGACATTATCGTGACCAGTTCGCTGGCTGCTCACTTTCCGACGCCCTGGGAGCCGGTCTATGCGTCGTCCAAATGGGCGATTAACTGCTTTGTTCAGACGGTGCGGCGCCAGGTTTTCAAACACGGAGTTCGCGTCGGCTCCGTCTCGCCTGGCCCGGTCATTAGCGCACTGCTCGCTGACTGGCCCGAGGAGAAACTGAGAGAGGCCAAGGAGTCGGGAAGTCTGCTAGAAGCTAGCCAGGTAGCCGAGGTGGTAATGTTCATGTTGACGAGGCAACGCGGCATGACCATTCGCGACGTGATCCTGATGCCCACCAATTTCGACCTCTAGAGCGAGAAAATCGGATCCGTCGGCCTCCTCACGAACAGTGAAAACGGGAAGGACGTCCCGTTGGGCGCGCCGAGGAGTTCCGGACGCGGGCGAAAAGGAACATCTGATAAGCGCTTTCTTCGGGCATCGAATCGCGCTCCTTGCCCGGACTTTGCATCACGCGATTACCGATGAACCCGAACGCAGGGGCGCCAGCAGCAGCTGCCTTCGCGCGGCCACTTCATTGAGATGACATTCGGGTCGACACCGACGTCTTCGACGCGAGCACTGCGTCGCGACGAGTCCGACCTGGACTAAAATGCCCTCTGACTTCAAGACGCGCGCCCTGCCCAAATTGACCGCTGCTGCGTGACGGGGGCTTTGGTAACCTATCACGCCACAACCCCCGGGCTTCATCGAGTTTGAAGAATGTTCCTTGGCATTGATCTCGGCACGTCCGAACTGAAAGTCCTGCTGCTGGCCAGCGACGGACTTGTTGTCGGGACTGCGCGCCATCCGTTGGAGATATCCAGGCCGAGGCCCCGATGGTCTGAACAGGATCCAGAGGATTGGTGGCGAGCCACGCGGATTGCTCTATCAACGCTGCGTAAGCATTATCCCGACGCGTTAGGGCGTATCCAGGCCATTGGCCTCTCTGGCCAGATGCACGGGGCTGTTCTCCTTGATGCTAACGACAGGCCGCTGCGCCCCGCGATTCTGTGGAACGATATGCGCAGCGTCATCGAATGCGATGAACTAACGGCGCGCACACCAAGGCTGCACGAAGTCTCAGGCAATAGCGCGATGCCAGGGCTCACGGCGCCAAAGCTGTTATGGGTTGCACGACACGAGCCGGAGCACTTCCGGAAGCTGGCGTGCGTCCTGCTGCCGAAAGACTATTTACGTCTGCGATTGACCGGCGTAAAGCTCACCGACCCGTCAGATGCGTCGGGAACCCTTTGGCTCGACATTGCGCGCCGCGAGTGGTCTGACGAGCTTTTGCAGGCTTGCGCCATCACGCGCGCGCAGGTGCCCCCGATTGAGGAAGGGAGTCGAGCGGCCCGCGTCGTTCATCGTAGCGTCGCTAGCGAACTTGGCCTGCCTGCAAATGTAATCGTTGCCGCGGGCGGGGGCGACACGGCGACGAGCGCGTTGGGTGTTGGCGCAGCGGAGGCCGGAGATGGATTCCTGTCGCTCGGTACGTCGGGAGTTTTATCCGTCGTCGCCGATCAGTTTCGGCCGAGCCCACATCCAGGGATTCACGCGCTGTGCCACGCGATTCCGAACAGGTGGCACCGAACGAGCGTAGTTCTGTCTGCGGCCAGTTGCGTTCGTTGGCTATGCAACCTCACTTCGGCCGACGAAACAAGTTTGCTGGACGAGGTCGCGAGTGTCAGTGCCGACCCGTAGGCCACGTTAAATGTGTCACCGGCGGAGCCTCGAAATATCGGACCGATTCGCCGTTGTAGTGACATTTTTACTTGCAGTCCGAACGAAATAAAACCGTCAATTCGCATAAGTCGAGAGTGAACCAAACCGTGGGAGGCTATTTCCGTCGACTTGACCGCCGTCATAGACGACGTGACGACGCCTTACCTGATGGGATACGGCGTTTGGAATCTGCGAAGTTTCTAACGAAAAGAGCCCAACAAGGCCGCCCGGTACGCTCGCTGTATCAGCTATGCTGCCGACGTTGCCAACCCGATTGGAGTTGCTATGCGACTGATCATCGAGGCCCGCCTGGAGGCGGGGGAAACGAGTGAGACTAAAGCGACGACCGTTGCTGTGGTCGAACGAAAGGACCGGAGCGTCGCCGACTTGGGACTTACACTTGCCGAAGGCCGCGCCTTGCTCGCTGAGGTTCAATCGTTACTGGTGTCGGAGCAGACTGCCGGGTGGATGGAAAGCCAATTGGCTTGCGATCGTTGTGGCTCGATGCTGGCGCACAAGGATGCCCGGTCGATCGTGGTGCGAACCGTGTTTGGCAAGGTCGACGTGCCGAGTCCGAGGCTGTGGGCGTGCAGCTGCGCGGCAAAGCAAGGGCAACCGCGCCGCTCTGTGAGTCCGCTGTGCAAGGCCGTTCACCAGCGTGTGACGCCGGAATTGGAGTACCTGCAGGCCAAATGGGCCGCCCATCTACCCTACCGTCAGGCCACTGAGCTGCTTCGAGAGGTCCTTCCGCTGGACAAAGGGATTTCCTTCGGTAGTACTCGCCGTCGGATCCTCGCCATCGGTAGGGCGCTGGACGCGCAGATCGAGCGCGATATCGCGTCTGGACCAAAAGTGGTCAGCGCAGAGCAGGTTCGCGAATCGACCACCGTCGGCTGCGTGAGCGTCGACTCGGCGTGGCTGAGCTTCAGCAGCAGCCCCAAGAGCCGCAAGGCGGCGCGCGACCTTGCGGAGTTGAAATCGCCTTGGGCGCAGAACTTGCCGCGGGATCGACATGTCAACATCGTTGCGGGCCGTGCAACTCTTGCTGATCGCACCCCGCGTCTCTACGCGTACGTGCATAAGCTGGTGCCATCGGCACCCGCGCGGTTGGACCAATTTCTCTTTGCAAGCGGCGTGGCTCCAGACGAGCGAGTCACCGTGATCAGCGATGACGCTGGCGAATTTGGCAAGGCTGTGGACGGCAGCCAGCTCGCCAGGGGAAGGATCCTGGACTGGTTTCACATCGCGATGAAGTTCAAGGCTGCCAAGAACTCGGTGTTCGGAAGCCAGACGATTGAGCCCGAAGAGCGAATCGCTGTAGAGACAGAGATCGATCACGCCAAGTGGCTGGTTTGGCATGGAAAGGGCCGGCAATCGGTGTCCCGCATAAAGGCCCTGGATGAGACGCTGTTGGAGAAGGAAGGCTATGAGCACTCGACGTTGTTCTGGAACCTGCGCCGCCTGTACTTCTACATCGAGCACAACGCCGGTACGCTGGTGAACTATGGAACGCGCTATCACAAGGGTCTACCGATCAGCAGTAGCATTGCCGAGTCCGCGGTGAACCTGGTGGTCAGCCATCGCATGGCAAAGAAGCAACAAATGCGATGGACGGACGAGGGAGCGCACTGTCTGGCACAGGTCAGAGTTGCTGTTCTCAACGAAGAATTCTCGGTTGTGAAACTTGCCGTGTTGACCAAGACTTCTGCAGCTGAAAACTCGCCGAGTGCACGCCGCGCGGCATGAATTGACCTCCCACGGTTTGGTTCACTCTCGTCTACGTCCGCCCCAGCGAATTGCACTACACCCGCCTGTACGACGCGCTGTACAGGACATTGCTGTCGCAGCCGCTGATCCACGGCGACGAGACCACGCTTCAGGTACTCAAGGAACCCGGCCGGTCTGCGCAGAGTAAAAGCTATGCGTGGGTCTACCGCAGCGCCGAAGACTGCCCCGAACCCGTGGTGCTGTTCGAGTACCAGCCGGGGCGAGGCCAGGAGCATCCGAAGAAATTCCTCGGCGACTACAGCGGCATGCTGGTAAGCGACGGATACAGTGCGTGGCGCACGCTGAAAAAGGCGACGCACTTCGGCTGCATGGCGCACGCGCGCAGGCTGTTCGTCAAGGCGGACAAGGCAGCGCAGAAGAAAGGGGATTCCGGGAAAACAAAGATGCCGAACGCTCGTGTGGCAAAGGCGCTTGAATACTTCCAGGCCCTATACCGTGTTGAGGCGCTGGCCAAAGGCGATCTGCCCGTCGGCCAGACACGTGCCGACTACACATATGACTTGCGGCAGAAACACAGCGTGCCGGTACTCGAGGCGTTCAGGGCGTGGCTTGACGAACTGGCGCCGAAGGTGACGCCCCAGAGCCTGCTCGGTAAGGCAATCGCCTATACGCGTAACCAGTGGGAATATCTGAGCCGCTACGTCACTGACGGGCGAGCCGCAATTGACAACAATATCTGCGAGCGGGACATCAG from Burkholderia sp. WP9 carries:
- a CDS encoding CaiB/BaiF CoA-transferase family protein; protein product: MAGPLDGMKVVELGVAMAGPFCSMTLGDYGAQVIKVERIGVGDDSRYWGEGFHGVLAGYYACTNRNKRGIAVDLKNPEGAALVRRLVDQADVLVDNYRVGALARAGLDYEQLRETNPRLIYCSISGFGATGPLSKRPANDLFMQAYTGGMSLTGEPDGGPVKMGPSVCDVTAGMMATIGVLLAVEARHRTGRGQRVDTSLLEGQISMLGQHLTRLFATGEPPTRTGSAGLGGNPTYRAFEACDGWLVIACFNDRMFRDLCTVLDQQSWVTDERFQSNSSRTEHRDFLAAAIAQIIAKQPTAHWLEHFEAAGVPCSPINTLDRLVREEQLQARECLVDIDLPGLGSMRMGGLPVKLSETPGSVALHPPRLGQHTEVVLREIGLSAIDIADLAERGVVATDAGWSGPNVPANASH
- a CDS encoding fumarylacetoacetate hydrolase family protein; amino-acid sequence: MKLIYFDDFQLGVLKGERVVNITSVLSDIPHRDRQDLMTGLIAGFDAYRPRIESQLATEQGTPLASVTLRAPLPRPRQISCMAVNYMENGTLDARPPMNAFHKSPGAIIGPGETMLLPDVPASVFEGEAELGVVIGRRASNVPAAQALSYVFGYVNFIDGSARGLPPAHNVFFQAKSRDTFAPVGPYIVTADEIADPQKLQVQLWVNEMLKQDFNTDDMAHDIVRCIEWVSAIHALEPGDIVATGTNHRGLSALHDGDRVELEIEGLGRLRIHVRDDLKRTWSRDTRLECSMKYVAETGQKAPPTGVIARQLSGRYAQT
- a CDS encoding IclR family transcriptional regulator, with the translated sequence MTDNDRHFVTALARGLAVLRCFTTAKRELGTSEIARLLKLPQPTVWRLCKTLQDEGYLLTGQNGDKLQLSPSVLGLGYSALAAAPLSDIARPAMQEIANRFGAACSMGMRHGLQIVLTQRCQGQSELVLNLHVGSQFPLANTAMGAAHIARMREEDRTMLLEQIRVADPDNWPAREALISGALRQFAEQGFIVDSGDFHPRINAAAIAFVASDGQIYSLSCGAPSEQIKVDTLRNEIGPALAVLAKALSPQR
- a CDS encoding SDR family oxidoreductase, which produces MARELEGKVAVVTGAASGIGLASTEALLAAGARVVLVDRDDAALAAICSGRGDAATPLVIDLLDPKACATLAPRVLEMAGQIDILHANAGAYVGGDLVDADTAAIDRMLNLNVNVVMKNVHDVLPHMIGRRTGDIIVTSSLAAHFPTPWEPVYASSKWAINCFVQTVRRQVFKHGVRVGSVSPGPVISALLADWPEEKLREAKESGSLLEASQVAEVVMFMLTRQRGMTIRDVILMPTNFDL
- a CDS encoding ISKra4 family transposase translates to MRLIIEARLEAGETSETKATTVAVVERKDRSVADLGLTLAEGRALLAEVQSLLVSEQTAGWMESQLACDRCGSMLAHKDARSIVVRTVFGKVDVPSPRLWACSCAAKQGQPRRSVSPLCKAVHQRVTPELEYLQAKWAAHLPYRQATELLREVLPLDKGISFGSTRRRILAIGRALDAQIERDIASGPKVVSAEQVRESTTVGCVSVDSAWLSFSSSPKSRKAARDLAELKSPWAQNLPRDRHVNIVAGRATLADRTPRLYAYVHKLVPSAPARLDQFLFASGVAPDERVTVISDDAGEFGKAVDGSQLARGRILDWFHIAMKFKAAKNSVFGSQTIEPEERIAVETEIDHAKWLVWHGKGRQSVSRIKALDETLLEKEGYEHSTLFWNLRRLYFYIEHNAGTLVNYGTRYHKGLPISSSIAESAVNLVVSHRMAKKQQMRWTDEGAHCLAQVRVAVLNEEFSVVKLAVLTKTSAAENSPSARRAA